ATCAATGTTTCCAATGCCGGTAAACAtttcaatttctctagttccgaGAGTTTTATAATCTTgttgtttcgaatatttaaatatttgagctTGCCACAACGCGAATCGAATCCGTCCAAATTCGATAGATTGTTGCTTCGTATATGCAAGATCTTTAAGTTCACCAAAATTTCCAGGCATTCCAATTTCTCAATTTGATTCTCTGCCAGATACAGACAAATTAACGCTGGAAAGAATATTCCGTTGGTCGTAACAAGCATGTTTCCACGTAGTTCGAGAGTTCTAAGATTCTCTAGTTCGTACGGATTCAATGTCACTTCTTTGATACTGTTGCCGTTTAATTCCAAACATTCTAGTAGTGGATGGGAGATACCCAACGTGTTTGTTAGTTTGTTTTTGTTTAAAGTAAGAACCTAAAATAAATAACATGAAGTTATTTGTAACTACTCAATTTTACTTAATTTCATATCAGAAATTTTAATacacaattataatttttgcgTAACTGATTATTTATTAACTCTCGTAATTCTGCAGATGAGCCGAAAATTTAACATGAAATTAGCTTAACGAAATTACTAgacttttgtttttttaatatgCTTACAATTTACTTagattagaaaaattatttctctgtGTAAAGTATTTAACaccatttttaatataatatgaAATCTAATAATATGAAAAAACTTTACACATAGGTACACTGGTTGATACAAAACTTGTCCcccttgaatattttttaattatattaaaataggaATACCGGGCCTTGTAATCTCTAGGGGCAGTACTGAGCCGGGTCACCATGCGCATGACAGTCGACAATAAGTAGTCTCCCGCACATTTATCTACACATTTAGTGAGACGAAAAACTGGCAGCAATGGTTTTACACATCGGGACAAGTTTCGTGCCCTTCACtgtaaattatattcaaatgTTTAAAGAATCTCATTGTTGACCTGAAGATATGGCATTGGTTCTATTTCCGCGGAGGACACTTGATTGTTGTCAGCTCGGAGCATCAGAAGATACGTCATCTTCGAAAGGACGCGGAGAGCGTCAATGGTTAGTCTGTTTCCAGAAACGTCGATGTAAAGGACGTACTTGAACATCGGTATGATTTGAATGTCCGTCAGATTCTTGTTAGAGGCGTTTAGACCCAAATAAGCATAACCCAGGCCGGAATCACATTTACCCAGTGTATGAAGGCAGTCTCCAGCTTCTTCAAAAGTCAGAATTCGTGTCGTGTCCTCGGAAAGATATGAGGAGGTTGTCGATAAGTGTTTGTTGCTCGAGTATTCTTCGAACTCGCCTTCCTCTTCctcgtatttttcaatttcctctTCCATGAATC
This window of the Ptiloglossa arizonensis isolate GNS036 chromosome 5, iyPtiAriz1_principal, whole genome shotgun sequence genome carries:
- the LOC143146590 gene encoding leucine-rich repeat-containing protein 23, with protein sequence MEEEIEKYEEEEGEFEEYSSNKHLSTTSSYLSEDTTRILTFEEAGDCLHTLGKCDSGLGYAYLGLNASNKNLTDIQIIPMFKYVLYIDVSGNRLTIDALRVLSKMTYLLMLRADNNQVSSAEIEPMPYLQVLTLNKNKLTNTLGISHPLLECLELNGNSIKEVTLNPYELENLRTLELRGNMLVTTNGIFFPALICLYLAENQIEKLECLEILVNLKILHIRSNNLSNLDGFDSRCGKLKYLNIRNNKIIKLSELEKLKCLPALETLIILENPALGDTEIAEESTYRHIVLAMLPNLIRLDKDPVLYHEKKEAKEFRKQMILDRTKFTDLDFKL